A window of the Henckelia pumila isolate YLH828 chromosome 3, ASM3356847v2, whole genome shotgun sequence genome harbors these coding sequences:
- the LOC140886203 gene encoding aquaporin PIP2-4-like isoform X2, protein MGIKDVEGGATEFSARDYHDPPPAPLVDREELGKWSFYRAIIAEFIATLLFLYITVLTVIGYSSQNAADQCGGVGILGIAWAFGGMIFILVYCTAGISGGHINPAVTFGLFLARKVSLVRAILYMVAQCLGAICGCGLVKAFQKSYYVRYGGGANMLNDGYSKGTGLAAEIIGTFVLVYTVFSATDPKRNARDSHVPVLAPLPIGFAVFMVHLATIPITGTGINPARSFGAAVIFGKDKAWDDQPSITSLY, encoded by the exons ATGGGCATTAAGGATGTTGAAGGTGGCGCCACCGAATTCTCCGCCAGAGACTACCACGACCCACCGCCGGCTCCGCTGGTGGACCGGGAGGAGCTGGGGAAGTGGTCGTTTTACAGGGCCATAATTGCTGAGTTCATTGCCACCCTCTTGTTCTTGTACATTACTGTGTTGACTGTGATTGGGTACAGCAGCCAGAACGCCGCCGATCAGTGCGGCGGCGTTGGCATTCTCGGAATTGCTTGGGCCTTTGGTGGCATGATCTTCATCCTTGTTTACTGCACCGCTGGCATTTCCG GAGGGCACATCAACCCGGCGGTGACATTCGGATTGTTCCTAGCTCGTAAAGTGTCGCTGGTTCGCGCCATCCTCTACATGGTGGCTCAATGTTTGGGAGCCATCTGCGGCTGTGGGCTCGTCAAGGCATTCCAAAAGTCCTACTACGTTCGATACGGAGGAGGCGCCAACATGTTGAACGATGGCTACAGCAAAGGCACCGGTCTCGCAGCCGAGATCATCGGCACATTCGTGCTCGTTTACACCGTCTTCTCCGCCACAGACCCCAAGAGAAATGCCAGAGACTCCCATGTCCCG GTTCTGGCACCACTCCCCATTGGGTTTGCCGTGTTCATGGTTCATTTGGCGACTATCCCAATTACAGGGACCGGTATCAATCCGGCCCGGAGCTTCGGAGCTGCCGTAATCTTTGGCAAAGATAAGGCCTGGGATGATCAG CCATCTATCACCAGTTTATACTAA
- the LOC140886203 gene encoding probable aquaporin PIP2-1 isoform X1, translated as MGIKDVEGGATEFSARDYHDPPPAPLVDREELGKWSFYRAIIAEFIATLLFLYITVLTVIGYSSQNAADQCGGVGILGIAWAFGGMIFILVYCTAGISGGHINPAVTFGLFLARKVSLVRAILYMVAQCLGAICGCGLVKAFQKSYYVRYGGGANMLNDGYSKGTGLAAEIIGTFVLVYTVFSATDPKRNARDSHVPVLAPLPIGFAVFMVHLATIPITGTGINPARSFGAAVIFGKDKAWDDQWIFWVGPFIGAAIAAIYHQFILRAGAIKALGSFRSSSNY; from the exons ATGGGCATTAAGGATGTTGAAGGTGGCGCCACCGAATTCTCCGCCAGAGACTACCACGACCCACCGCCGGCTCCGCTGGTGGACCGGGAGGAGCTGGGGAAGTGGTCGTTTTACAGGGCCATAATTGCTGAGTTCATTGCCACCCTCTTGTTCTTGTACATTACTGTGTTGACTGTGATTGGGTACAGCAGCCAGAACGCCGCCGATCAGTGCGGCGGCGTTGGCATTCTCGGAATTGCTTGGGCCTTTGGTGGCATGATCTTCATCCTTGTTTACTGCACCGCTGGCATTTCCG GAGGGCACATCAACCCGGCGGTGACATTCGGATTGTTCCTAGCTCGTAAAGTGTCGCTGGTTCGCGCCATCCTCTACATGGTGGCTCAATGTTTGGGAGCCATCTGCGGCTGTGGGCTCGTCAAGGCATTCCAAAAGTCCTACTACGTTCGATACGGAGGAGGCGCCAACATGTTGAACGATGGCTACAGCAAAGGCACCGGTCTCGCAGCCGAGATCATCGGCACATTCGTGCTCGTTTACACCGTCTTCTCCGCCACAGACCCCAAGAGAAATGCCAGAGACTCCCATGTCCCG GTTCTGGCACCACTCCCCATTGGGTTTGCCGTGTTCATGGTTCATTTGGCGACTATCCCAATTACAGGGACCGGTATCAATCCGGCCCGGAGCTTCGGAGCTGCCGTAATCTTTGGCAAAGATAAGGCCTGGGATGATCAG TGGATTTTTTGGGTTGGGCCCTTCATCGGAGCCGCAATTGCAGCCATCTATCACCAGTTTATACTAAGGGCAGGAGCAATCAAAGCTCTGGGTTCATTCAGGAGCTCTTCTAATTATTGA